DNA sequence from the Selenomonas timonae genome:
TGTCGTTCGGTGTCGGGCTCAAGGCGGTTGCGGCGAGCATATCGCTGACCGCTGTTCAGCTCGGTACGATCAGCACGATCTTTACGCTCGGGCAGGCACTCATTGACATTCCTGCAGGCTATCTGGCAGACCGCTTCGGACGCAAGCGGCTGCTCGTCATGAGCATGGTCGGCCTCGGCTGCATGACGGCGCTCGTGACGACCTCATCGAACTTCATCAGCGCGGCATTTTGGCGCCTTATGTTCGGCGTCACAGAGGGATGCTGGAACATTGTCATGTACTCGGTGGCAGGCTCGATCTTCCCCGCAGCGCGTGCGATGCTCAACGGCCTTATGATGACGTTTTACTCGATCGGCGCATATGTCGGCCCTGCCTACTACGGGTGGAGCCTTGAGACTACGGGCGAGTGGAGCATCGGGCTTCAGCACATGGGGGCTGTGACGGTTGTTTTCGGACTCCTGCTCATCGTGGGGTTCAAGTCAAAGTACACGGACACGTCCAAGGATGTCAAGCAGCTTCATCTGGTCGAGGCGGTGCGCACCGTCGGCTTCAATAAAGTTGTCTGGCTTGCCGTGCTGATTCAGATTTTGAACATCATCCCATACTGGGGATTCGCGTCGATGGGGCCGTATCTCTTCATGACGTACAAGGGGTTCAGTGCGACGGAGGCGGGGCAGTTCTTCGGCGCGATCTACGGCATCGGGGGACTCAGCGGTGTCCTCCTGGGGTTCTTCGCCGATCGCTTCGGACGGAGGCCAACGGTGCTCTTCCTCGCTGCGCTCAATGCACTCTGTGCGCTGCTCATCTTCCACGTCATGCCGCAAAACTCGCCGCTCCTCTACGTCGTCGGCGCAGTCATGGGCATCGGACTCCATGCGATCTACGTGCTCGGCTATACGATTGCACAGGACGGCGTGAGCCGGCAGCAGATCGGTCTTGCAACGGGCATTGTCGGCGCATCGAGCTACTTCCTCTCGTTCTTCTCAGGCCCCTTGATGGGCTTCCTGACGAGCACACTTGGCCATGCGGCGGCACTCGATATCATCGTCGTCGCCTTCGAAGCCGTGCTTGTCGTCGTTGCGTTCTTTATGAAGGAGACGCAGCACAGGGCAGAATCGAAATGAC
Encoded proteins:
- a CDS encoding MFS transporter translates to MKKKFSEIPKIVWFQLFLLALGYAFYSANRLSFGVGLKAVAASISLTAVQLGTISTIFTLGQALIDIPAGYLADRFGRKRLLVMSMVGLGCMTALVTTSSNFISAAFWRLMFGVTEGCWNIVMYSVAGSIFPAARAMLNGLMMTFYSIGAYVGPAYYGWSLETTGEWSIGLQHMGAVTVVFGLLLIVGFKSKYTDTSKDVKQLHLVEAVRTVGFNKVVWLAVLIQILNIIPYWGFASMGPYLFMTYKGFSATEAGQFFGAIYGIGGLSGVLLGFFADRFGRRPTVLFLAALNALCALLIFHVMPQNSPLLYVVGAVMGIGLHAIYVLGYTIAQDGVSRQQIGLATGIVGASSYFLSFFSGPLMGFLTSTLGHAAALDIIVVAFEAVLVVVAFFMKETQHRAESK